From a region of the Cyprinus carpio isolate SPL01 chromosome A18, ASM1834038v1, whole genome shotgun sequence genome:
- the LOC109078402 gene encoding ADP-ribosylation factor-like protein 2-binding protein, with protein MMDAREIDLLGANENIVEMQNLEGEDFAVSKSSDADAEFDMVIGNIEDIIMEDEFQHLQQSFMEKYYHEFDDSEENKLSYTPIFNEYIEILEKHLEQQLVERIPGFNMDVFTHSLKQHKDEVSGDILDMLLTFTDFMAFKEMFIDYRAEKEGRGLDLSTGLVVKSLNSASASSLTSSMASQSN; from the exons ATGATGGATGCACGAGAGATAG ATCTGCTGGGTGCCAACGAGAACATAGTTGAAATGCAGAATTTGGAAGGAGAAGACTTTGCTGTTTCTAA GTCATCGGATGCTGATGCAGAATTTGACATGGTTATTGGAAACATCGAGGATATTATAATGG AGGATGAATTCCAACATCTTCAGCAGTCTTTCATGGAGAAATATTACCATGAGTTTGATGACTCCGAGGAGAACAAGCTCAGCTATACAcctatttttaatgaatat ATTGAAATCCTAGAAAAACATCTGGAACAGCAGTTGGTGGAGCGAATTCCTGGATTCAATATGGATGTCTTCACTCATTCACTTAA ACAGCACAAAGATGAAGTCTCAGGTGACATACTAGACATGCTACTCACTTTCACTGACTTCATGGCCTTTAAAGAGATGTTCATTGATTACAGAGCA GAAAAGGAGGGTAGAGGATTGGACCTTAGTACTGGACTGGTGGTGAAGTCTTTAAATTCTGCTTCCGCTTCATCTCTGACCTCCAGCATGGCCTCACAATCGAACTGA